A single genomic interval of Hydractinia symbiolongicarpus strain clone_291-10 chromosome 8, HSymV2.1, whole genome shotgun sequence harbors:
- the LOC130655458 gene encoding protein FAM47A-like — MAEKKYELVLGPRRDSSLKIRHQPWYRERLNTKYDHKPPLIASSWTFLKDGLDDFRDGKPPPMETVIIKGTKGITPNLFGSDTFIGKKSKQRLYKGAKKEDAVFSKCLPNQEKRKQKVQLAEDYLLNHPLALYPHIEDSVPPDLFEDIVDLLDPSLALAADDFEEEDVIIPNTFKRDERLPSIKSNSTMSSPRETCSDYNIAMKERRKNCRKLNKKIAEEEANKEDKSRSCRKKTQPHLTKIEGVTKDFCNWVRDLGGTTNNIEEATINNLFASGYDTKPTLSVPVHVVELTNVPPELRADGHMLDLDNDDVLKSQKETSYTPKCVNMKYGAWYLNPKTWKIQPFNQPLQDPKEIESKQISEAKKNSKELDQVLSNLHGAKSFRSFIEKKGVRNPEFLEGVSTDSTNEANIVNDAWNARTPSVAN; from the exons ATGGCTGAAAAGAAATATGAGCTGGTCCTTGGACCTAGAAGAGACAGTAGTTTGAAAATCAGGCACCAACCCTG GTATCGAGAAAGGTTGAATACAAAATATGACCACAAACCGCCTCTGATAGCTTCTTCATGGACCTTCCTTAAAGATGGGTTGGATGATTTCAGAGATGGAAAACCCCCACCTATGGAAACTGTCATAATTAAG GGAACTAAAGGTATTACTCCTAACCTCTTTGGCTCTGATACCTTtattggcaaaaaatcaaagcaGAGATTATATAAAGGTGCAAAGAAAGAAGACGCTGTCTTTTCTAA ATGTCTTCCGAAtcaggaaaaaagaaaacaaaaagtgcAACTTGCGGAAGATTACTTGCTTAATCATCCACTTGCTTTGTACCCACACATTGAAGATTCTGTGCCACCGGAT ttATTTGAAGATATTGTTGATTTACTGGATCCATCACTTGCACTAGCAGCAGATGACTTTGAAGAG GAAGACGTGATCATTCCTAACACATTTAAAAGAGATGAGCGATTACCATCTATAAAG AGTAACAGTACGATGAGTTCTCCAAGAGAAACATGTTCAGA ttacaaTATAGCCATGAAAGAACGAAGGAAAAACTGTAGAAAATTAAACAAGAAAATTGCAGAGGAAGAAGCCAATAAGGAGGACAAATCTCGAAGTTGCCGAAAGAAAACACAACCGCAT ttgaCAAAGATTGAAGGTGTAACAAAAGACTTTTGTAACTGGGTTAGAGACTTG GGTGGTACCACCAACAACATCGAAGAAGCAACAATAAACAATTTATTTGCCAGCGGTTACGACACCAAG CCAACCTTATCTGTTCCTGTGCATGTTGTTGAGCTGACCAACGTCCCACCTGAATTGCGAGCCGATGGACATATGTTGGATCTGGATAATGATGATGTACTGAAAAGTCAA AAAGAGACATCGTACACCCCAAAGTGCGTGAACATGAAATACGGTGCATGGTACCTGAATCCAAAAACATGGAAAATTCAACCTTTTAATCAGCCTTTGCAGGATCCTAAGGAAAtagaaagtaaacaaatttctgaAGCGAAAAAGAACAGTAAGGAACTG GACCaagttttatcaaatttacatgGCGCTAAATCTTTCCGATCTTTTATTGAGAAAAAAGGTGTTCGGAATCCAGAG TTTTTAGAGGGTGTGTCCACGGACAGTACTAATGAGGCAAATATCGTAAACGACGCATGGAACGCACGTACACCAAGTGTAGCGAATTAA
- the LOC130655461 gene encoding ADP-ribosylation factor-like protein 15, which produces MSAKCLTCQLYCAGMRILCYQYCCRCLHKKRIVKQKVNVIALGFTGAGKSHLLALLCSESTSNITPTDGFSLKDIPLEHTIMQVKELGGSEKIRPYWNHYMDDTNGVIFIISIKDISDRKLNDNKLLLESVMNNNMLMKKPLLVLLTQGSEASQGILDDIIIKLDLIELCKDSSFIIDFAHELEHTKLILQKFLDTICSHH; this is translated from the coding sequence ATGTCAGCCAAATGTTTGACTTGCCAACTCTACTGCGCTGGAATGAGGATATTGTGCTATCAATATTGCTGCCGTTGTTTGCATAAGAAGAGGATTGTCAAACAAAAAGTTAATGTTATTGCACTAGGGTTTACTGGTGCTGGTAAAAGTCACCTGCTGGCATTGTTATGCTCAGAGTCGACAAGTAATATAACACCCACAGATGGGTTTTCTCTAAAAGATATTCCACTTGAGCATACAATCATGCAGGTCAAAGAGCTTGGTGGAAGTGAGAAAATTCGTCCTTACTGGAACCATTATATGGATGATACAAATGGCGTAATCTTCATAATTAGTATCAAAGATATTAGTGATAGGAAATTAAATGACAATAAACTTCTCTTAGAAAGTGTTATGAATAACAATATGTTAATGAAAAAACCTCTGCTTGTTCTGTTAACACAAGGAAGTGAAGCAAGTCAAGGAATTTTAGATGATATCATCATTAAATTGGATCTAATTGAGCTTTGTAAAGATTCATCGTTTATCATCGATTTTGCACACGAATTAGAACATACTAAGTTAATATTGCAAAAGTTTTTAGATACAATATGTAGTCACCATTAA